CCTCACCGCGTCCAGGGCGTACACCTTCGATGCGGCGGGTGGCCGGTCGGCGACGATCGCCTTCGACGCGACCACCACCCGTTACGTCCGCGTGCTGGTCACCGCCAACTCGGTCCAGCCCGCGGCCCAGTTCTCCGAGATCGAGGTCTACGGCCCGGCGACCGGTGACACGCAGGCGCCCACCGCGCCGTCCGGCCTGGCCTTCACGGAGCCGGTAGGCGGGCAGATCAAGCTGACCTGGAAGGCGTCGTCGGACGACACGGGCGTCACCGGTTACGACATCTACGCCGGCGACACGCTGCTGACCGCCGTGGCGGGGGACGTCACCACGTTCACGGACACCCGTCCGGCGAGCGAGACCGTGACCTACCACGTGCGGGCCCGGGACGCCGCGGGCAACCAGTCGGGCAACAGCAACACCGTGACCCGCACGGGCGACTCCGGTGACACGCAGGCACCCACCGCGCCGTCCGGCCTGGCCTTCACCGAGCCGTCCGGCGGGCAGATCAAGCTGACCTGGACGGCCTCGTCCGACAACAAGGGCGTCACCGGCTACGACGTGTACGCCGACAACGTGCTCCGCAAGAGCGTGGCCGGCGACGTCACCACCTGGACCGACACCCAGTCCGCGGCCACCACCGTCAGCTACGTGGTGCGGGCCAGGGACGCGGCGGGCAACATATCCGGGGCGAGCAACACCGTGACACGCAACGGATCGACGGGCGCCGCCTCCAACCTTGCCGTCTCCAAGCCGATCAGCGCCTCCTCCGTGGTCCACACGTTCGTCGCGGCCAACGCCAACGACAACTCCCTGACCACCTACTGGGAAGGGGCCGGCGGCAGCTACCCCAACACCCTGACCGTCGAGCTGGGTGCCGACGCGGACACCGAGAGCGTCGTCGTCAAGCTCGACCCCGACAGCGGCTGGGGCGCGCGCACCCAGAACATCCAGGTGCTCGGACGGGAGCAGGACGCCAGGTCGTTCACGAGCCTGGCCGCCGCCAAGGACTACGCCTTCAGTCCCGCGACGGGCAACACGGTGACGATCCCGGTCAGCGCGCGGGTGGCCGACGTCCAGCTGAAGTTCATGTCGAACTCCGGATCCGGCGCCGGTCAGGTCGCCGAGTTCCAGGTGCTGGGTGCTCCGGCCCCGAACCCCGACCTCCAGGTCACGGCGGTCGCCGCCTCACCCGCGGCGCCGGTGGAATCGGACGCCATCACCCTGTCGGCCACCGTCCGGAACTCCGGCGCCGTCGCCTCTCCCGTCGGCAAGCTCGACTTCGAGCTCGGCGGCTCCAAGGTGGCCACCGCCACGGTGGGCGCTCTCGCCGCGGGATCCTCCGCCCAGGTCACCGCGTCCGTCGGAGCCCGCGACGCGGGCAGCTACACGCTGGGCGCGGTCGTCGACCCGGGGAACGAGATCATCGAGCAGAACGAGACGGACAACCGCTTCACCGCCGGCTCCCCGCTGGTCGTGAAGCCGGTCTCCAGCTCGGACCTCGTGACGGGCGCGGTCTCGACCTCACCGTCGGCCCCGTCGAACGGCGACACGGTCACCTTCTCGGTCGCGATCAGGAACCAGGGTTCGGTGGCTTCCGCGAGCGGCAGCCACGGCATCACCCTGAGCCTGATCGACTCCAAGGGCGCCACGGTGAAGACCCTCACCGGTGCGCACGACGGAGCCATCGCCGCCGGTGCCACGACGGCACCCGTCCGCCTCGGCACCTGGGTGGCCGCCAACGGCTCGTACACGGTGAAGGTGGTGCTCGCCGACGACGCCAACGAGCTCCCGGTGAAGCGGGCGAACAACACCAGCACCGAGTCGCTGTTCGTCGGACGCGGCGCCAACATGCCGTACGACATGTACGAGGCCGAGGACGGCGTCGCAGGCGGTGGCGCGAAGGTCGTCGGACCCAACCGGACCGTGGGCGACGTCGCGGGCGAGGCGTCGGGCCGCAAGGCGGTCACCCTCGACAGCACCGGAAACTACGTGGAGTTCACCACCAGGGCGACCACCAACACCCTGGTCACCCGGTTCTCGATCCCTGACTCGGCGGGCGGCGGCGGCATCGAGTCGAAGCTGAACGTCTACGTGGACGGCACCTTCCTCAAGGCCATCGACCTCACCTCGAAGTACGCCTGGCTGTACGGGAACGAGACCGGACCGGGCAACGACCCGGGCTCGGGCGCGCCCCGGCACATCTACGACGAGGCCAACGTCATGCTGGGCAGGGACGTCCCGGCGGGCAGCAGGATCCGCCTGCAGAAGGACGCGGCGAACACCAGCACCTACGCGATCGACTTCGTCAGCCTGGAGCGGGTCTCCCAGGTGGCCAACCCGGACCCGGCCACCTACACCGTGCCCGCCGGCTTCACCCACCAGGACGTCCAGAACGCCCTGGACAAGGTCAGGATGGACACCACGGGGGTCCTCAAGGGCGTCTACCTGCCGGCCGGTGACTACTCCACCTCCAGCAAGTTCCAGGTCTACGGCAAGGCCGTGCAGGTCGTCGGTGCCGGGCCCTGGTTCACCAGGTTCCGAGCCCCGTCCACGCAGGACAACACCGACATCGGGTTCCGTGCGGAAGCAAGTGCGAAGGGCTCGTCGTTCTCGAACTTCGCGTACTTCGGCAACTACACGTCCCGTATCGACGGGCCGGGCAAGGTGTTCGACTTCTCGAACGTCTCCGACATCGTGATCGACAACATCTGGAACGAGCACATGGTGTGCCTCTACTGGGGTGCCAACACCGACAACGTCACGATCAAGAACTCCCGGATCCGGAACATGTTCGCCGACGGCATCAACATGACCAACGGCTCCACGGACAACCACGTGACCAACAACGAGGCACGGGCCACGGGCGACGACAGCTTCGCGCTGTTCTCGGCGATCGACTCCGGGGGTTCGGACATGAAGAACAACGTGTACGAGAACCTCACCTCCATCCTCACCTGGCGGGCCGCGGGTGTGGCCGTATACGGCGGATACGACAACACCTTCCGCAACATCCTCATAGCCGACACTTTGGTGTACGCCGGGATCACGGTCAGCTCGCTGGACTTCGGCTATCCGATGAACGGGTTCGGGACCGGCCCGACGGCGATCGAGAACGTGTCGGTCATCCGGTCCGGCGGTCATTTCTGGGGGACGCAGACCTTCCCCGGCATCTGGCTGTTCTCGGCCTCGAAGGTCTTCCAGGGCATCAGGATCTCGCACGTGGACATCGTCGACCCGACGTACAGCGGGATCATGTTCCAGACCAACTACGTCGGCGGACAGCC
The DNA window shown above is from Streptomyces sp. Alt3 and carries:
- a CDS encoding discoidin domain-containing protein, producing the protein MRAQRWRWRVLSAMVTTSLLMIGWPSLTAAAAAGPNIAAGRTTAASSAGNEYVARNVTDGNQATYWEGMGDTLPQWVQTDLGSAARVDEVTLKLPAGWESRQQTLSLQGSADGTSFSTLRTSAAYTFSPGASNEVKISFPATQTRFVRVNITANTGWRNAQLSELEVRAAGESSANLAAGRTLTASSHTETYVAANGNDGNNASYWESSNNALPQWIQADLGSSVRVDRVVLRLPDGWEQRTQTLKIQGSANGSDFTDLTASRAYTFDAAGGRSATIAFDATTTRYVRVLVTANSVQPAAQFSEIEVYGPATGDTQAPTAPSGLAFTEPVGGQIKLTWKASSDDTGVTGYDIYAGDTLLTAVAGDVTTFTDTRPASETVTYHVRARDAAGNQSGNSNTVTRTGDSGDTQAPTAPSGLAFTEPSGGQIKLTWTASSDNKGVTGYDVYADNVLRKSVAGDVTTWTDTQSAATTVSYVVRARDAAGNISGASNTVTRNGSTGAASNLAVSKPISASSVVHTFVAANANDNSLTTYWEGAGGSYPNTLTVELGADADTESVVVKLDPDSGWGARTQNIQVLGREQDARSFTSLAAAKDYAFSPATGNTVTIPVSARVADVQLKFMSNSGSGAGQVAEFQVLGAPAPNPDLQVTAVAASPAAPVESDAITLSATVRNSGAVASPVGKLDFELGGSKVATATVGALAAGSSAQVTASVGARDAGSYTLGAVVDPGNEIIEQNETDNRFTAGSPLVVKPVSSSDLVTGAVSTSPSAPSNGDTVTFSVAIRNQGSVASASGSHGITLSLIDSKGATVKTLTGAHDGAIAAGATTAPVRLGTWVAANGSYTVKVVLADDANELPVKRANNTSTESLFVGRGANMPYDMYEAEDGVAGGGAKVVGPNRTVGDVAGEASGRKAVTLDSTGNYVEFTTRATTNTLVTRFSIPDSAGGGGIESKLNVYVDGTFLKAIDLTSKYAWLYGNETGPGNDPGSGAPRHIYDEANVMLGRDVPAGSRIRLQKDAANTSTYAIDFVSLERVSQVANPDPATYTVPAGFTHQDVQNALDKVRMDTTGVLKGVYLPAGDYSTSSKFQVYGKAVQVVGAGPWFTRFRAPSTQDNTDIGFRAEASAKGSSFSNFAYFGNYTSRIDGPGKVFDFSNVSDIVIDNIWNEHMVCLYWGANTDNVTIKNSRIRNMFADGINMTNGSTDNHVTNNEARATGDDSFALFSAIDSGGSDMKNNVYENLTSILTWRAAGVAVYGGYDNTFRNILIADTLVYAGITVSSLDFGYPMNGFGTGPTAIENVSVIRSGGHFWGTQTFPGIWLFSASKVFQGIRISHVDIVDPTYSGIMFQTNYVGGQPQFPIKDTVLTDISITGARKSGDAFDAKSGFGLWANEMPEAGQGPAVGEVTFNGLKLSGNAQDVKNTTSNFKININP